One region of Mucilaginibacter gotjawali genomic DNA includes:
- a CDS encoding type II toxin-antitoxin system Phd/YefM family antitoxin, whose product MKKKLNKATKYLMKSKVNKKRLLYAIDEMKKGIYYKHDLIEN is encoded by the coding sequence ATGAAAAAGAAATTAAATAAAGCGACAAAATATTTGATGAAGAGTAAGGTAAACAAAAAGCGTTTGTTATATGCTATTGATGAAATGAAAAAAGGAATTTATTATAAACACGACTTGATTGAAAACTAG
- a CDS encoding prephenate dehydrogenase, with product MNIGMIGLGDMGRLYAKAFATAGYQVCGCDLPGNRQKLEDELNPFGIHIVDSGKDVSRTSDLIIYSVEAESLARVVAECGPATKYGAIVAGQTSVKTPEIETFEKYLPADAQIVTFHAMHGPGFAPKGQKLILINHRADAEAYQRMLDLFTALETDIVEIANYHDHDKIVADTQAVTHVGFESMGTAWKEAGFFPWENASYVGGIDNVKILTTLRIFSYKAHVYGGLAIMNPYARQQVKRYAVSESELFKLMIKEEEEAFRQRLYRARDFVFHESRKPIMLNDTVMREFALGQKPEHQKPNSHLSILSMVDAWYHLGVNPYDNLICQTPPFRLRLGIAEYLFKNEELLEESILTAVYDKTIRGDDLEFHSAVREWSSIIGYGDMEGYKKHFNDVQAFFKGRLEEGNKQSAELIRRLMME from the coding sequence ATGAATATAGGCATGATTGGCCTGGGAGATATGGGACGTTTGTATGCGAAAGCATTTGCAACGGCCGGTTACCAGGTTTGCGGCTGTGACCTGCCCGGCAACAGGCAAAAGCTGGAAGATGAACTTAACCCTTTTGGTATACACATTGTGGATAGCGGGAAAGATGTTTCCCGTACTTCCGACCTGATCATCTACTCCGTTGAAGCCGAAAGCCTGGCAAGGGTGGTTGCCGAATGCGGCCCCGCGACTAAATACGGCGCCATCGTGGCCGGCCAAACTTCGGTTAAAACGCCGGAGATCGAGACCTTTGAAAAATACCTGCCCGCCGATGCACAGATCGTTACCTTTCATGCCATGCATGGGCCAGGTTTTGCGCCTAAGGGGCAAAAACTGATCCTGATCAACCACAGGGCTGATGCAGAAGCCTATCAGCGCATGCTCGACCTGTTTACCGCCCTCGAAACGGATATTGTGGAAATAGCCAATTACCACGATCACGATAAAATAGTGGCCGATACCCAGGCCGTAACCCACGTAGGTTTTGAGAGCATGGGTACCGCCTGGAAAGAGGCTGGGTTTTTCCCATGGGAAAATGCCTCCTATGTGGGCGGTATCGATAATGTAAAGATCCTCACCACCCTGCGGATCTTCAGCTATAAAGCACACGTTTATGGCGGCTTGGCTATCATGAACCCTTATGCCCGGCAACAGGTGAAGCGTTATGCGGTGTCCGAGTCGGAATTATTTAAGCTGATGATCAAAGAGGAGGAAGAGGCTTTTCGCCAGAGGCTTTACCGTGCACGCGATTTTGTTTTCCACGAAAGCCGCAAACCGATCATGCTGAATGATACTGTAATGAGGGAGTTTGCCCTGGGCCAGAAGCCGGAACATCAAAAACCAAACTCGCATTTAAGCATTTTAAGTATGGTTGATGCCTGGTACCACCTCGGCGTAAATCCCTATGATAACCTGATCTGCCAGACGCCGCCATTCCGCCTGCGCCTGGGTATTGCCGAATACTTGTTTAAAAATGAGGAGTTACTGGAAGAATCTATCCTTACTGCCGTTTACGATAAAACCATCCGCGGCGACGACCTGGAGTTTCATTCAGCGGTAAGGGAATGGTCGTCCATCATTGGCTATGGCGATATGGAAGGCTACAAAAAGCACTTTAATGATGTGCAGGCCTTTTTTAAAGGAAGGCTGGAAGAAGGAAATAAGCAAAGTGCTGAACTGATCAGAAGGCTGATGATGGAATAG
- a CDS encoding c-type cytochrome, translated as MKKLAAIFIIAIFAWSLNSCDPGKGVKNADAATPPSKDSLVKRGNYLVTTLGCNDCHSPKKMGPKGPYIDSARMLSGFPSTAPIPVAGADDIKRGLVVFAGDLTAAIGPWGTSFAANITSDATGIGSWKEDQFKNALRHGKYKGLDSERSLLPPMPWQDLTNLTDADIEAIFTYLQSTKPVNNVVPAFRPAGKG; from the coding sequence ATGAAAAAACTAGCCGCTATTTTCATTATTGCAATTTTTGCATGGTCGTTAAATTCCTGCGACCCAGGCAAAGGAGTTAAAAATGCTGACGCCGCAACACCGCCTTCAAAAGACAGCCTGGTGAAGCGCGGCAATTACCTGGTTACTACGCTGGGTTGCAATGATTGTCATTCGCCTAAAAAAATGGGACCGAAGGGGCCATATATTGATTCAGCACGAATGTTGTCGGGTTTTCCATCAACTGCTCCGATTCCGGTGGCAGGCGCGGACGACATAAAAAGAGGCTTGGTGGTATTTGCCGGCGATCTTACTGCAGCCATCGGCCCATGGGGGACGTCTTTTGCGGCAAATATTACATCTGATGCCACCGGGATCGGCAGCTGGAAGGAAGATCAATTTAAAAATGCCCTGCGCCACGGTAAATACAAAGGACTTGACAGTGAACGCTCCCTGCTGCCGCCAATGCCATGGCAGGACCTCACTAATTTAACCGATGCCGACATTGAAGCTATTTTCACCTATCTGCAATCAACAAAGCCGGTTAATAATGTAGTGCCCGCGTTCAGGCCGGCAGGGAAAGGGTGA
- a CDS encoding barstar family protein, translating into MKTIIINGNNFSDLESFYTGIDKILTKDLTWKTGHNLSAFNDLLCGGFGVFEYNEEIKIIWRNFKKSKSGPGADLTGVLVEIINDHSHIDFAMI; encoded by the coding sequence TTGAAAACTATTATTATCAATGGAAATAACTTCTCTGATTTAGAGTCATTCTACACCGGGATTGATAAAATCTTAACGAAAGACCTTACCTGGAAAACCGGCCATAATTTAAGTGCTTTTAACGATCTTTTATGTGGCGGTTTCGGCGTTTTTGAATACAATGAGGAGATCAAAATTATCTGGCGGAACTTTAAAAAAAGCAAATCGGGTCCCGGAGCCGATTTGACAGGCGTATTGGTTGAAATAATAAACGACCATAGTCACATCGATTTCGCTATGATTTAG
- a CDS encoding glyoxalase superfamily protein encodes MSVIKPTLRIFDYDKTIEFYVDWLGFKIDSIHVFERGMPKFMQASLRVWGKGSHL; translated from the coding sequence ATGTCAGTTATCAAACCCACACTCCGTATTTTTGATTACGATAAAACTATTGAGTTTTATGTTGACTGGCTGGGCTTTAAGATCGACTCGATACACGTTTTTGAACGGGGTATGCCCAAATTTATGCAAGCTTCATTAAGAGTGTGGGGAAAAGGATCACATTTATAG
- a CDS encoding type II toxin-antitoxin system RelE/ParE family toxin, protein MNFESIFRIEAEQDLEDIQDYYNNISPSITDNFFNEFFETMHFIEGEPTLFQVRYREIRIAPLYRFPYGIHYKETSGKIIIYRVLHTKRYFK, encoded by the coding sequence TTGAACTTTGAGTCGATATTCCGGATTGAAGCTGAACAGGATTTAGAAGATATCCAGGATTATTATAATAACATATCGCCTTCCATTACGGATAACTTCTTTAATGAGTTTTTTGAAACGATGCACTTTATTGAAGGTGAGCCTACATTATTCCAGGTAAGATATAGAGAAATAAGAATAGCACCGCTGTATCGCTTCCCCTATGGAATTCATTATAAAGAAACCAGCGGTAAGATTATTATTTACCGGGTACTTCATACGAAGAGGTATTTTAAATGA
- the rpsJ gene encoding 30S ribosomal protein S10 gives MSQRIRIKLKSYDYNLVDKSAEKIVKTVKPTGAVVSGPLPLPTEKKVFTVLRSPHVNKKAREQFQLCSYKRLLDIYSSNSKTVDALMKLELPSGVEVEIKV, from the coding sequence ATGAGCCAAAGAATCAGGATCAAATTAAAATCTTACGATTACAACCTGGTTGACAAGTCAGCCGAGAAGATCGTAAAAACAGTAAAGCCGACAGGCGCTGTTGTAAGCGGACCACTTCCCTTACCAACTGAAAAGAAAGTTTTCACCGTTTTGCGTTCACCGCACGTGAACAAAAAAGCACGTGAGCAATTCCAGTTATGTTCATACAAAAGGTTATTAGACATCTACAGTTCAAATTCAAAAACTGTTGATGCGCTGATGAAACTTGAACTGCCCAGCGGCGTTGAAGTTGAGATCAAAGTGTGA
- a CDS encoding EVE domain-containing protein, which produces MKAYLFGWNPLKFKWADLDDDIKKLAETGHLEDNWSVISHKSIKPGDRAYIVRVGIEPKGIFASGTIAADAYPAFRDGRHYYRITVALDVLLNPDKEPILTLDILKTGNLAAQNWTPQASGISIKPQLVDELEGVWLNFLDSTGKWEI; this is translated from the coding sequence ATGAAAGCTTATCTTTTTGGTTGGAACCCGTTAAAATTTAAATGGGCGGATTTAGACGACGACATTAAAAAGCTGGCCGAAACCGGGCACCTGGAAGATAACTGGAGCGTAATCAGCCATAAAAGTATTAAACCCGGCGACAGGGCCTATATTGTTAGGGTAGGCATTGAGCCGAAAGGCATATTTGCATCGGGCACGATAGCTGCGGATGCTTACCCGGCCTTTCGTGATGGCAGGCATTATTATCGGATTACGGTGGCATTGGATGTTTTGCTGAACCCGGATAAAGAACCAATTCTTACTTTAGATATTTTAAAAACCGGTAACCTTGCCGCACAGAACTGGACGCCCCAGGCATCGGGTATCTCCATAAAACCACAACTGGTTGACGAACTGGAAGGCGTTTGGCTTAATTTTTTGGATTCGACCGGGAAATGGGAAATTTGA
- a CDS encoding DUF6155 family protein, whose protein sequence is MSIKTELGKLEKSALVEIICDLYKKNKAVQEYLNFHIKPDEDGLFEKYRAKVYEAFFPKRGFGYNLKQGKQSITDFKKLGPSAESLADLMLFYVETGVTFTNDFGDMNEAFYNSMVSTYANALKIIYKERLLDVFKERSMQIIDDTQDMGWGFHDSLSEIFYQFYE, encoded by the coding sequence ATGTCTATCAAAACCGAACTAGGAAAACTTGAAAAAAGCGCGCTTGTAGAAATAATTTGCGACTTATATAAAAAGAATAAGGCGGTGCAGGAGTACCTCAATTTTCACATCAAACCTGACGAAGATGGTTTATTTGAAAAATACCGGGCTAAAGTTTATGAAGCTTTTTTCCCTAAGCGGGGGTTCGGCTATAATCTAAAACAAGGCAAGCAGAGCATTACTGATTTTAAGAAGCTTGGCCCATCGGCTGAATCATTGGCTGATTTGATGCTTTTTTATGTTGAAACCGGGGTAACATTTACAAATGACTTTGGCGACATGAATGAAGCTTTTTACAACAGTATGGTGAGTACATATGCCAACGCATTGAAAATTATTTATAAAGAAAGACTATTGGATGTTTTTAAAGAACGATCTATGCAGATCATTGATGATACTCAAGATATGGGTTGGGGATTTCATGACAGTCTGTCCGAAATATTTTACCAATTTTATGAATAG
- a CDS encoding IS110 family RNA-guided transposase has protein sequence MLKYSLGMDASMKDIHVCLSVIDSRQQVKVKASSKFANDMQGFKDLLVWLSRHKKESDIPLVNVIEATGVYYEACALFLFKAGFDVAVVLPNKAKKYLQALGLRSKNDKIDAAGLARMGAEQCLELWQPMDEFFYTLRAMTRHHQSLQELKTNINNQLHADEHSIYSTKAVIKQLKKLIATIEKQLKETDQSIHDHLYSNDEVGQRVDHIIDIKGLSYMTVAVVLAETNGFALFKSASQLVRYSGYDIIENQSGGHRGKTKISKKGNSHIRRAMYMPAFNVVRYEKGNFKTFFERILARHHQKMKAYVAVQRKLLVMIYTLWKKNEAFNRDAKINKFGNEETAPSFALTEGQLNEVAPA, from the coding sequence ATGTTAAAGTATTCACTTGGCATGGATGCATCTATGAAAGATATTCATGTCTGCCTTTCGGTAATCGACTCAAGGCAACAGGTAAAAGTAAAAGCCAGCAGTAAATTTGCTAACGACATGCAGGGGTTTAAAGACCTGCTTGTATGGCTATCCCGTCACAAAAAGGAATCAGACATTCCTTTAGTTAACGTGATTGAAGCTACCGGTGTATATTACGAAGCATGTGCCTTGTTTTTGTTTAAGGCCGGATTTGACGTTGCCGTTGTATTACCAAACAAAGCCAAAAAGTATTTACAGGCACTGGGGCTTAGATCGAAGAATGATAAAATAGATGCAGCAGGACTTGCCCGTATGGGTGCTGAGCAATGCCTGGAATTGTGGCAGCCCATGGATGAGTTCTTTTATACACTTAGGGCAATGACCCGTCATCATCAAAGTCTTCAGGAACTCAAAACCAATATCAATAATCAGCTTCATGCCGATGAGCATAGTATTTACAGCACTAAAGCCGTAATCAAACAGCTTAAAAAACTGATTGCTACAATTGAAAAGCAGCTTAAAGAAACCGATCAGAGCATCCATGACCATCTTTACAGCAACGATGAGGTAGGCCAAAGAGTGGATCATATTATTGACATAAAAGGGTTAAGTTATATGACAGTGGCAGTAGTGCTTGCGGAAACAAACGGTTTTGCCTTGTTTAAATCTGCATCGCAACTGGTCAGGTATTCGGGGTATGATATAATTGAAAACCAATCCGGCGGTCATCGAGGAAAAACCAAAATATCCAAAAAAGGCAACAGCCACATCAGGCGCGCCATGTATATGCCGGCATTTAATGTGGTCCGATACGAAAAAGGAAATTTTAAAACCTTCTTTGAGCGGATACTTGCACGGCATCATCAAAAAATGAAAGCCTATGTAGCCGTACAAAGAAAATTACTGGTAATGATCTATACGTTATGGAAAAAGAATGAAGCGTTTAACCGCGATGCCAAGATCAATAAATTCGGAAATGAGGAGACGGCGCCTTCTTTCGCTTTGACCGAAGGTCAACTTAATGAAGTAGCCCCGGCATAA
- the tnpA gene encoding IS200/IS605 family transposase yields the protein MSNTYSQVYIHFVFAVKYRKAVILPDWEDELQKYITGIVQNNGHKMLAINNVPDHLHFFAGLNLKQSISQLMQLVKGDSSEFINKKQFTPRKFQWRDGYGAFSNSRSQIPGVVKYILNQKQHHLKKTFREEYLEMLKAYEVDYDEKYIFQDLLDD from the coding sequence ATGTCAAATACCTACAGCCAGGTTTATATACATTTTGTATTTGCCGTAAAATATCGCAAAGCGGTGATACTCCCCGATTGGGAGGACGAACTTCAAAAATACATCACGGGAATCGTTCAAAACAACGGGCATAAGATGCTTGCTATAAACAATGTCCCAGACCATTTGCATTTCTTTGCCGGTCTCAACCTTAAACAATCCATTTCGCAATTGATGCAGCTTGTAAAGGGCGATAGTTCTGAATTTATCAACAAAAAACAATTTACGCCCCGAAAATTTCAATGGCGGGATGGGTATGGGGCATTCAGTAACAGCCGTTCGCAAATACCTGGCGTGGTGAAATATATTTTAAATCAAAAACAACATCATTTGAAAAAAACGTTCAGAGAAGAATACCTTGAAATGTTAAAAGCGTATGAAGTTGATTATGATGAAAAATATATTTTTCAGGATTTATTGGATGATTGA
- a CDS encoding C45 family autoproteolytic acyltransferase/hydolase, whose product MKLKITFLSLLAAGALFYSCKTKAPTDSRLGNATREDKNGWIYIHLAGAPADIGYQHGYLVAKEIDTMIKVLQYYLPPSSGKDWAFYRGAAQRFIWKKIDKEYQDEIKGMVDGLQAKGFKYDTLDIAAMNAYYELPGYYVPMLMEKEKPGSGDNRAPGNCSAFIATGSYTKDHKIVIAHNNWTDYIVGERWNVIADIKPAKGNEFLMDTGPGFIHSGDDFLITKSGILITETTITQFKGYDTTKTPEFVRARRAAQYSNSIDDAVKIMTTDNNGGYANDWLIGDTKTNEVAKLELGLRDFKLWRSKDTAFIGTNFASDPKLIKEETTFDVNDKTTSPNARKKRMEQLVHVQYKGKLDDSTGKAIEGDHFDALNNKSAYDRCVIDGHVDQDPLGCKEFHEGPFFPMGAVQGKVTTAALAGKMQFWAHMGHPGGDDFLAAPFLKAHPEYAKTQSKYLRDMKAYPWTLFSASN is encoded by the coding sequence ATGAAATTAAAAATCACCTTCCTTTCATTATTAGCTGCCGGAGCCCTTTTCTATAGTTGTAAAACAAAAGCACCAACCGACAGCCGCCTGGGCAACGCCACCCGCGAAGACAAAAACGGCTGGATCTATATCCACCTTGCGGGTGCGCCGGCTGATATCGGTTACCAGCATGGCTACCTGGTAGCCAAAGAGATTGATACTATGATTAAAGTATTGCAATACTACCTGCCACCCAGCAGCGGCAAGGACTGGGCGTTTTACCGGGGTGCGGCACAACGCTTTATATGGAAGAAGATAGACAAAGAATACCAGGATGAAATAAAAGGTATGGTGGACGGCTTGCAGGCCAAAGGATTTAAGTATGATACGCTTGATATAGCAGCGATGAATGCTTATTACGAGTTACCAGGCTACTACGTGCCGATGTTGATGGAAAAGGAAAAACCGGGCAGTGGCGATAACCGGGCCCCGGGTAATTGCAGTGCCTTTATTGCCACAGGCAGCTATACCAAAGATCATAAAATTGTGATTGCCCATAATAACTGGACGGATTACATCGTGGGCGAACGCTGGAATGTGATTGCTGATATAAAACCTGCAAAGGGCAATGAGTTTTTGATGGACACCGGCCCCGGCTTTATCCATAGCGGGGATGATTTTCTGATCACCAAAAGCGGAATTTTGATCACCGAAACCACCATTACACAGTTTAAAGGCTACGACACCACCAAAACACCTGAATTTGTGCGTGCCCGCCGTGCGGCCCAATACAGTAACAGCATTGATGATGCGGTGAAGATTATGACCACGGATAACAACGGCGGTTATGCCAACGACTGGCTGATTGGTGATACTAAAACCAACGAAGTGGCCAAACTGGAACTGGGTTTAAGAGACTTTAAGCTCTGGCGCTCAAAGGATACCGCTTTTATCGGCACCAACTTCGCCAGCGACCCTAAACTGATCAAAGAGGAAACTACTTTTGATGTGAATGACAAAACGACCTCGCCAAATGCCCGCAAGAAGCGGATGGAACAATTGGTGCATGTGCAATATAAAGGCAAACTGGATGACTCCACAGGGAAAGCCATTGAAGGCGATCACTTTGATGCGCTTAATAATAAATCGGCCTATGATCGCTGCGTAATTGACGGGCATGTGGACCAGGACCCGCTGGGGTGTAAAGAATTTCATGAAGGGCCATTTTTCCCGATGGGCGCTGTGCAGGGTAAAGTAACCACGGCAGCACTGGCGGGTAAAATGCAGTTCTGGGCGCACATGGGCCATCCGGGCGGAGACGACTTTTTAGCCGCACCGTTTTTAAAAGCCCATCCCGAATATGCGAAGACCCAAAGCAAATACCTTAGGGATATGAAAGCTTATCCCTGGACACTGTTTTCGGCATCGAATTAA
- a CDS encoding energy transducer TonB — translation MKLFCFLPVLLLTCQLSHAQDTTSTDAGKTKNDSRVFTSVEQIPEFPGGYQAFSNYLAKNLQYPKVARLIGVNGKLLVSFTVDEGGHVINATPRNCVGAGCEAEAVRLLEASPVWRPAIQNGRPVRVQFNVPISFSLGGAPATTYIGNLRNSKYGFVFNIKGVLYTIDEAEKILGRSFPSDQIEVAEPFYNYNKVEKFEMPDKKEVYLIILKKS, via the coding sequence ATGAAATTATTTTGTTTTCTGCCTGTACTGCTGCTAACCTGCCAACTCAGCCATGCACAGGATACCACAAGTACAGATGCCGGGAAAACAAAAAATGATAGCAGGGTTTTTACCTCGGTTGAACAAATACCAGAATTTCCGGGCGGATACCAGGCCTTTAGTAATTACCTGGCTAAAAACCTTCAATACCCGAAAGTAGCCCGTTTAATTGGCGTTAACGGGAAGCTTTTGGTGTCTTTTACGGTAGATGAAGGTGGACATGTCATTAATGCTACGCCAAGAAATTGTGTAGGTGCGGGTTGCGAAGCTGAAGCCGTAAGACTTTTAGAAGCTTCGCCGGTTTGGCGACCGGCGATACAAAATGGCCGCCCGGTAAGAGTACAGTTTAATGTACCCATCAGTTTTTCGCTTGGCGGCGCACCAGCGACAACCTATATCGGGAATTTAAGAAATTCAAAATATGGCTTTGTGTTCAATATCAAAGGTGTTTTATATACTATTGACGAGGCGGAAAAAATACTTGGCAGGTCGTTTCCATCTGATCAGATAGAAGTTGCCGAGCCTTTTTATAATTATAATAAAGTTGAAAAATTTGAAATGCCCGATAAAAAAGAAGTTTACTTAATCATCTTAAAAAAATCATGA
- the rplC gene encoding 50S ribosomal protein L3 yields the protein MSGIIGKKVGMTSIFDETGKNIPCTVIEAGPCVVTQIRSVETDGYAAVQLAYGEAKDKHTTSPLKGHFAKAGTTPKRRLVEFKTFEDQKSLGDTITVGIFEIGDFVDVVGTSKGKGFQGVVKRHGFGGVGMQTHGQHNRLRAPGSMGASSWPSRVFKGMRMAGQMGNERVKVQNLQVVKVFAEQNLLVVKGSIPGAKGSFVIVDK from the coding sequence ATGTCAGGAATAATTGGTAAAAAAGTAGGAATGACCAGCATTTTCGACGAGACAGGGAAAAACATCCCCTGTACTGTAATCGAAGCTGGCCCTTGCGTGGTAACCCAGATCAGGTCTGTTGAAACAGACGGATATGCAGCTGTACAGCTTGCATATGGTGAGGCAAAAGACAAGCACACTACTTCTCCCTTAAAAGGCCATTTCGCCAAAGCCGGTACAACGCCAAAACGTCGTCTGGTTGAATTCAAAACTTTCGAAGATCAAAAAAGCTTAGGTGATACCATCACCGTTGGGATTTTTGAGATCGGCGATTTTGTTGATGTGGTGGGTACTTCAAAAGGTAAAGGTTTCCAGGGTGTTGTAAAACGTCATGGTTTCGGTGGTGTGGGTATGCAAACTCACGGACAACACAATCGTTTACGTGCTCCGGGTTCAATGGGTGCATCTTCATGGCCTTCCCGCGTATTTAAAGGTATGCGTATGGCCGGCCAAATGGGTAACGAACGTGTTAAGGTACAAAACTTACAGGTAGTTAAGGTATTTGCTGAGCAAAACCTATTGGTAGTTAAAGGTTCCATCCCGGGAGCTAAGGGTTCATTCGTAATAGTGGATAAATAA
- the fusA gene encoding elongation factor G, with amino-acid sequence MARDLRYTRNIGIAAHIDAGKTTTTERILYYSGFSHKIGEVHEGAATMDWMAQEQERGITITSAATTIDWKYRGHSYHINIIDTPGHVDFTVEVNRSLRVLDGLVFLFSAVDGVEPQSETNWRLANNYNVARIGFVNKMDRSGADFLNVVKQVKTMLGSNAVPLQLPIGSEDSFKGVVDLINWKGIVWNEHDKGMTFTEVPIPEDMIEEATEWREKLLESVADYDESLMEKFFDAPETITEREVLDALRKAVLDAKIVPMVCGSSFKNKGVQTMLDYVMELLPSPMDVNGIVGHNPDTGEEIVRQPSEKEPFAALAFKIATDPFVGRLCFIRVYSGNLEAGSYVYNMRSANKERISRIFQMHANKQNPIPNVGAGDIAAVVGFKDIKTGDTLCDEKHPIVLESMNFPEPVIGLAIEPKTQADIDKLGMALGKLSEEDPTFRVKSDEETGQTIISGMGELHLDIIMDRLKREFKVEVNQGAPQVAYKEAITGTTQHRETYKKQTGGRGKFADIQIIVSPNDEGQEGLQFVNEISGGSIPREFIPSVEKGFKAAMDNGVLAGYPLTSLKVRLIDGSFHAVDSDALSFEIAAKSAYREALPKCKPVLLEPIMKIEILTPEENMGDVIGDMNRRRGQLLGMDSRAGAQVIKATVPLSEMFGYVTQLRTITSGRATSTMEFDHYAEAPRNVQEEVVAKAKGKRAAANA; translated from the coding sequence ATGGCAAGAGATTTAAGATATACAAGAAATATAGGTATTGCCGCGCATATTGATGCCGGTAAAACCACCACGACGGAGCGTATCCTTTATTATTCGGGCTTTAGCCACAAAATTGGCGAAGTACATGAAGGCGCTGCAACTATGGACTGGATGGCGCAGGAGCAGGAGCGTGGGATCACCATCACTTCGGCTGCTACTACTATCGACTGGAAATACCGTGGCCATAGCTACCATATCAACATTATTGATACCCCGGGACACGTAGACTTTACCGTTGAGGTAAACCGCTCATTACGTGTACTGGATGGTTTAGTGTTCCTGTTTTCGGCAGTTGACGGTGTTGAGCCGCAATCTGAAACCAACTGGAGGCTTGCCAACAACTATAACGTTGCCCGTATAGGCTTCGTAAATAAAATGGACCGCTCAGGCGCCGACTTTTTAAATGTTGTAAAACAAGTAAAAACTATGCTGGGCAGCAACGCTGTTCCGTTACAGTTACCAATAGGCTCTGAAGACAGCTTCAAAGGTGTTGTTGATTTAATTAACTGGAAGGGTATCGTTTGGAATGAGCATGATAAAGGGATGACCTTTACCGAAGTGCCTATCCCTGAGGATATGATCGAGGAAGCAACTGAGTGGAGAGAAAAACTCCTTGAATCAGTAGCTGACTATGATGAGAGCCTGATGGAGAAATTCTTTGATGCACCTGAGACCATCACCGAGCGCGAAGTATTGGACGCTTTACGTAAAGCTGTGCTTGACGCGAAGATCGTTCCTATGGTTTGCGGTTCATCATTCAAAAACAAAGGTGTACAAACCATGCTTGATTATGTGATGGAATTACTTCCTTCACCTATGGATGTTAACGGTATTGTTGGCCACAACCCTGATACCGGCGAAGAAATTGTTCGCCAGCCATCAGAAAAAGAGCCTTTTGCAGCTTTGGCGTTCAAAATTGCAACTGACCCTTTTGTTGGCCGTTTGTGCTTTATCCGCGTATATTCAGGCAACCTGGAAGCTGGTTCGTATGTATATAACATGCGTTCGGCTAATAAAGAACGTATCTCACGGATCTTCCAGATGCATGCCAACAAGCAAAATCCTATCCCTAACGTTGGGGCAGGTGATATTGCTGCGGTAGTAGGCTTTAAAGATATCAAAACAGGTGATACCCTTTGCGACGAAAAACACCCGATCGTATTGGAGTCAATGAATTTCCCTGAGCCGGTTATCGGTTTGGCTATTGAGCCTAAAACTCAGGCTGATATTGATAAGTTGGGTATGGCTTTAGGTAAATTATCTGAAGAAGATCCAACCTTCCGTGTAAAATCTGATGAAGAAACCGGCCAGACCATCATTTCAGGTATGGGCGAGCTTCACCTGGATATCATCATGGACCGTTTAAAACGTGAGTTCAAAGTTGAAGTTAACCAGGGCGCGCCACAGGTTGCGTACAAGGAAGCTATCACAGGTACTACACAGCACCGTGAAACTTACAAGAAACAAACCGGTGGCCGTGGTAAATTTGCCGATATACAGATCATTGTATCGCCTAATGACGAAGGTCAGGAAGGCCTGCAGTTTGTGAACGAGATCAGCGGTGGTTCAATCCCCCGTGAGTTTATTCCATCTGTTGAAAAAGGCTTTAAAGCGGCTATGGATAATGGCGTATTGGCCGGTTATCCGTTAACCAGCTTAAAAGTACGTTTGATTGATGGTTCGTTCCACGCAGTCGATTCAGATGCGTTATCTTTCGAGATCGCAGCGAAATCGGCTTACCGTGAAGCATTGCCAAAATGTAAACCGGTATTACTGGAGCCGATCATGAAGATCGAGATCCTTACCCCTGAAGAAAACATGGGTGATGTTATCGGTGACATGAACCGTCGTCGTGGCCAGCTTTTAGGTATGGACTCACGTGCAGGTGCGCAGGTAATTAAGGCAACAGTGCCATTGTCTGAAATGTTTGGTTATGTAACCCAGTTACGTACCATTACTTCGGGCCGTGCAACTTCAACCATGGAGTTTGATCACTATGCCGAAGCACCGCGTAACGTACAGGAAGAAGTAGTTGCGAAAGCAAAAGGTAAACGTGCTGCTGCAAACGCGTAA